The following coding sequences lie in one Megalodesulfovibrio gigas DSM 1382 = ATCC 19364 genomic window:
- a CDS encoding glycosyltransferase family 2 protein codes for MDDAIHREMMAPFWRSLPPALARRLLINATGQAHLLACASLAMQMAEANQPNLTGLTGLAAELLVAAWMADPLHGPTARHVAALPPVFIHPELAKAAKIIAATFRPPDRTARLEALEAAGDWDAMRIMVERELSLAPGNCFWRWHGWHHGLARIGGVDGDTGQALAWEILEGLKAFPPLAPVGKWLEAQFELCTGRTSAAVGLLERHADVLGPWHLERLARARVAEGNQTAAIQALLTLLRQQPWRINALLTVRDLQHGLAGAVSIPQSSTAICLYSFNKAEELQATLASLAASERGGAIIRILDNGSTDATPEVCAAWQARLGEACTVIRLPVNVGAAPARNWLLALPEVQACEFVAFLDDDVELPAEWLGRLHAGLAAFPTAGVAGARVLEDASPGLVQQVEQFFQEDAAFAMADVHRHALDLGQFTYCRPCLSVTGCCHLFRRAALAAVPAFDIRYSPTQYDDVDHDFALTKAGFPALYQGHLAIRHKKRSGRGLLASAAESANAAANFHKLAGKWSGNKAALQQQALAWSAALVGLAVADQSAFS; via the coding sequence ATGGATGACGCAATTCACCGCGAGATGATGGCCCCGTTCTGGCGCAGTCTGCCGCCGGCCCTGGCGCGCCGGTTGCTGATCAATGCCACAGGGCAGGCGCATCTGCTGGCCTGCGCCTCCCTGGCCATGCAGATGGCCGAGGCCAATCAGCCAAATCTGACGGGCCTGACGGGATTGGCGGCGGAATTGCTGGTCGCGGCCTGGATGGCCGATCCCCTCCACGGTCCCACGGCCCGCCACGTGGCGGCGCTGCCGCCGGTGTTCATCCATCCGGAACTGGCCAAGGCCGCCAAAATCATCGCCGCAACCTTCCGTCCGCCGGATCGCACCGCCCGCCTGGAGGCCCTGGAAGCCGCCGGGGACTGGGACGCCATGCGAATCATGGTGGAACGGGAACTGTCGCTCGCTCCGGGCAACTGCTTCTGGCGCTGGCACGGCTGGCATCACGGACTGGCCCGCATCGGCGGAGTGGATGGCGACACGGGACAGGCGCTGGCCTGGGAGATTCTGGAAGGGCTCAAGGCCTTTCCGCCCCTGGCGCCCGTGGGCAAGTGGCTGGAGGCGCAGTTTGAGCTATGTACCGGCCGGACTAGTGCGGCAGTGGGGCTGCTGGAGCGGCATGCCGACGTGCTCGGTCCCTGGCACCTGGAGCGCCTGGCCCGGGCCAGGGTGGCGGAAGGCAACCAGACCGCCGCCATCCAGGCGTTGCTGACCCTCCTGCGGCAGCAGCCCTGGCGGATCAATGCCCTGCTGACGGTGCGGGATCTGCAGCACGGCCTGGCCGGAGCGGTGTCCATCCCGCAATCATCCACCGCAATCTGCCTGTATTCCTTCAACAAGGCCGAGGAGCTGCAGGCCACCCTGGCCAGCCTAGCCGCCAGCGAGCGGGGCGGGGCCATCATCCGGATCCTGGACAACGGCTCCACCGACGCCACGCCCGAGGTCTGCGCGGCCTGGCAGGCTCGTCTGGGCGAGGCCTGTACCGTGATCCGCCTGCCGGTAAATGTGGGCGCAGCGCCGGCCCGTAACTGGCTGCTGGCCCTGCCCGAGGTGCAGGCGTGCGAATTTGTGGCCTTTCTGGATGATGATGTGGAGCTGCCTGCGGAGTGGCTGGGCCGGCTGCATGCCGGGCTGGCCGCCTTCCCAACGGCCGGCGTGGCCGGGGCCCGGGTGCTGGAGGACGCAAGCCCCGGTCTGGTGCAGCAGGTGGAGCAGTTCTTCCAGGAAGACGCCGCCTTCGCCATGGCGGACGTGCACCGCCACGCCCTGGATCTGGGGCAGTTCACCTATTGCCGGCCGTGCCTCAGCGTCACCGGCTGCTGCCACCTGTTCCGCCGCGCGGCCTTGGCGGCGGTGCCGGCCTTCGATATCCGCTACAGTCCGACTCAGTACGATGATGTGGACCATGATTTCGCCCTGACGAAGGCCGGCTTCCCGGCCCTGTATCAGGGGCATCTGGCCATCCGCCACAAGAAGCGCTCCGGCCGGGGCCTGCTGGCCAGCGCGGCGGAATCCGCCAATGCCGCGGCCAACTTCCACAAGCTGGCCGGCAAGTGGTCCGGCAACAAGGCGGCGCTGCAGCAGCAGGCCCTGGCGTGGTCTGCCGCGCTGGTTGGTCTTGCGGTGGCGGATCAGAGCGCTTTTTCGTAG
- the pyrR gene encoding bifunctional pyr operon transcriptional regulator/uracil phosphoribosyltransferase PyrR — protein sequence MPVCHDLMHARDIAAALERMATEAIACHDNCRDLAIIGIQRRGADLAERLKRLLDARLGASVPLGKLDINLYRDDWTRLDVRPSISHTDIPFDIDGRAILLVDDVLYTGRTVRAGMEAILDFGRPRRIELLALVDRGHRELPIQPDYLGLAVQTTRSQHVDVLLQERDGEERVRLSGA from the coding sequence ATGCCTGTCTGTCACGATCTGATGCACGCCCGGGATATTGCCGCCGCCCTTGAGCGCATGGCGACCGAGGCCATTGCCTGCCACGACAATTGCCGCGACCTCGCCATCATCGGCATCCAGCGCCGTGGCGCCGACCTCGCCGAACGCCTCAAGCGGCTTCTGGATGCCCGGCTGGGCGCTTCCGTGCCCCTGGGCAAGCTGGATATCAATCTCTACCGCGATGATTGGACCCGGCTGGACGTGCGGCCGTCCATCAGCCATACGGATATTCCCTTTGATATCGACGGGCGCGCCATCCTGCTGGTGGATGATGTGCTGTACACCGGGCGCACCGTGCGGGCAGGGATGGAAGCCATCCTGGATTTTGGCCGGCCGCGCAGAATCGAGCTGCTGGCGCTGGTGGATCGTGGCCACCGCGAACTGCCCATCCAGCCGGACTATCTCGGGTTGGCAGTCCAGACCACGCGCAGCCAGCATGTGGATGTGCTGCTGCAGGAGCGCGACGGCGAAGAGCGGGTGCGCCTTTCAGGGGCGTAG
- the cobI gene encoding precorrin-2 C(20)-methyltransferase, producing MTATASSVSWGVLHGLGVGPGDPELLTLKAVRLLGQVDAVFAAASSRNDFSHALEIARPHLKPDTPVTRLPFPMTADAAALAAAWEANAHTVAEVLAAGKDAAFLTLGDPLLFSTFGYLARTLAALYPQARLAATPGITSFQLAAATAVTPLAEAGEALLVLPGVAGGEALRHAMAASPNVAVLKAYKNYKELKQVVTEAGCGETSAAFTRLGLEGEQWSRDLDSLGDSPHYLTLMLVKRKG from the coding sequence ATGACCGCCACTGCCTCGTCCGTGTCCTGGGGCGTGCTGCACGGGCTGGGGGTGGGCCCCGGCGATCCCGAACTGCTGACCCTCAAGGCCGTGCGGCTGCTGGGTCAGGTGGATGCCGTGTTTGCCGCGGCCTCCAGCAGGAACGACTTTTCCCACGCCCTGGAGATTGCCCGGCCGCACCTGAAGCCCGACACGCCGGTGACGCGTCTGCCATTCCCCATGACGGCAGACGCCGCCGCCCTGGCCGCCGCCTGGGAGGCCAACGCCCATACCGTGGCCGAGGTGCTGGCTGCCGGCAAGGACGCCGCATTCCTCACCCTGGGCGATCCGCTGCTGTTCTCCACCTTTGGCTATCTGGCGCGCACCCTGGCGGCCCTGTACCCCCAGGCCCGGCTGGCGGCCACGCCGGGCATCACGTCCTTCCAACTGGCGGCGGCCACGGCCGTCACGCCCCTGGCCGAGGCCGGAGAAGCCCTGCTGGTGCTGCCCGGTGTGGCCGGCGGAGAGGCCCTCAGGCACGCCATGGCGGCCTCGCCCAACGTGGCCGTGCTCAAGGCGTACAAGAATTACAAGGAACTGAAACAGGTGGTCACAGAGGCCGGCTGCGGCGAAACCTCTGCCGCCTTCACCCGGCTGGGCCTGGAAGGCGAGCAGTGGAGCCGGGATCTGGACAGCCTGGGCGATTCCCCGCATTATCTGACCCTCATGCTCGTCAAGCGCAAGGGGTAG
- a CDS encoding glycoside hydrolase family 19 protein has product MDIQTPIQATINRLCPAAEPDLVKAFDHAGDVLPGHGIGTRLRLQHFLAQVFHETGQLRRAEESLNYTTAARLMVVWPSRFKRPADAMPFVSNPQALANAVYGGRMGNTQPGDGWAYRGRGLLQLTGREMYARVGRAAGLDLETSPELACAPETALLVAATVWALKQCNASADQDDVAGVTRRINGGSNGLQDRTRLLKRIRTGQEWRA; this is encoded by the coding sequence ATGGACATCCAGACGCCGATCCAGGCGACCATCAACCGGCTGTGCCCGGCTGCGGAACCCGATCTGGTCAAGGCATTTGACCACGCCGGGGATGTTCTGCCCGGGCACGGCATCGGCACCCGACTGCGGCTGCAGCATTTCCTGGCCCAGGTCTTTCACGAGACCGGGCAATTGCGGCGAGCCGAAGAGAGCTTGAACTACACCACGGCGGCCCGGCTGATGGTTGTCTGGCCGTCACGGTTCAAACGGCCGGCAGACGCCATGCCGTTTGTAAGCAATCCGCAGGCGCTGGCCAATGCCGTGTACGGCGGCCGCATGGGCAACACCCAGCCCGGGGATGGTTGGGCATATCGTGGCCGGGGCCTGCTGCAGCTCACTGGGCGGGAGATGTACGCCCGCGTCGGCCGGGCTGCAGGGCTGGACCTGGAAACTTCGCCGGAGCTGGCCTGCGCCCCGGAGACGGCCCTGCTGGTGGCGGCCACCGTATGGGCGCTGAAACAGTGCAATGCGTCGGCAGATCAGGATGATGTGGCCGGGGTGACGCGCCGCATCAATGGCGGGTCCAACGGGTTGCAGGATCGTACACGGCTGCTGAAGCGCATCAGGACAGGCCAGGAGTGGCGGGCATGA
- a CDS encoding ABC transporter substrate-binding protein, with amino-acid sequence MLLAMCLPPRALWALEAGVTDDRGKTIRLERPARRIVCLHGGLSDVLLVLDKADAIAGRTTADDDTPALAHVPAVGTHLRPNLELILSLAPDLVLQHAGREEAGEPLNALESLNIPTAAFAMDDFPALFAAMERVAVLVDAGQTGAQRIQDLKDRLEAVRRQVQDRERLTVLVEIRYPNLLVAGRGSLASHIVEAAGGRQLVMEDARHVRLSEETLLRLNPQACLMQRGPMNPNPEPYVNRPHYQHLDCVKHNRTLVVEGRKFARTGPAAVDAVEELAAWLHGGAQ; translated from the coding sequence TTGCTCCTGGCGATGTGCCTGCCGCCGCGCGCACTGTGGGCCCTGGAAGCTGGCGTCACTGACGATCGCGGCAAGACAATCCGTCTGGAACGCCCGGCCCGGCGCATCGTCTGTCTGCATGGCGGGCTCTCGGATGTGCTCCTGGTCCTGGACAAGGCGGACGCCATCGCCGGCCGGACCACTGCCGACGACGACACCCCGGCCCTGGCCCATGTGCCGGCCGTGGGCACGCATCTCAGGCCCAATCTGGAACTGATCCTCTCCCTTGCGCCGGATCTGGTGCTGCAGCATGCCGGCCGGGAGGAGGCTGGCGAGCCGCTCAATGCCCTGGAGTCCTTGAATATCCCCACCGCTGCCTTCGCAATGGATGACTTCCCCGCCCTGTTTGCCGCCATGGAGCGCGTGGCCGTGCTGGTGGATGCGGGGCAGACCGGCGCGCAACGCATCCAGGATCTCAAGGATCGACTGGAGGCCGTGCGGCGGCAGGTGCAGGACCGGGAGCGGCTGACGGTGCTGGTGGAGATCCGCTATCCCAATCTGTTGGTGGCCGGCCGGGGGTCCCTGGCCAGTCATATTGTGGAGGCGGCCGGCGGCCGGCAGCTGGTGATGGAAGATGCCCGGCACGTCCGCCTGAGCGAAGAAACCCTGTTGCGGCTGAATCCGCAGGCCTGCCTCATGCAGCGCGGGCCCATGAACCCCAATCCGGAGCCGTATGTGAATCGTCCGCATTATCAGCATCTTGATTGTGTCAAACACAACCGCACCCTGGTGGTGGAGGGGCGGAAGTTCGCCCGCACCGGTCCGGCTGCGGTAGACGCCGTGGAAGAGCTGGCCGCCTGGCTGCACGGAGGCGCGCAATGA
- a CDS encoding FecCD family ABC transporter permease yields MHKGFWIVLVACAVCSVLVSCVLGPWDIGLHEVVRAVGGALGLMDATTLPDAVRAVVVDLRLARAVLALGVGAALAMAGVTFQAVLQNPLADPFTLGVSAGAALGATLVLGLGVRLGDVAALAGMDSALATLSLTALPVAALLGGLATLAAVLLLGRRAGGLSRETLVLAGVVVSSVLAACITLVKAVHEEAVGAMVFWIMGSLQGRGWGHVALFLPFFTVGCLVMVRYARELDLLALGEEQALLLGVDAPRVRLVLLVGATMVTAAAVAVSGIIGFVGLVAPHAFRLWLKPRSRALLAASALGGGVLLVWSDVLARTLLATETGGMELPVGVVTALLGGPFFCVLLGRGQTRRAA; encoded by the coding sequence GTGCATAAGGGATTCTGGATTGTCCTCGTGGCCTGCGCCGTGTGTTCGGTGCTGGTTTCCTGCGTGCTCGGTCCCTGGGATATCGGCCTGCACGAGGTGGTGCGCGCCGTGGGCGGGGCGCTGGGCCTGATGGATGCCACGACGTTGCCAGACGCCGTGCGCGCGGTGGTGGTGGATCTGCGTCTGGCCCGGGCCGTGCTGGCCCTGGGCGTGGGGGCGGCCCTGGCCATGGCCGGCGTCACCTTCCAGGCTGTGCTGCAGAATCCCCTGGCCGACCCGTTCACGCTCGGCGTCTCTGCCGGTGCGGCGCTGGGGGCCACGCTGGTCCTCGGGCTGGGCGTGCGCCTGGGCGATGTGGCCGCCCTGGCCGGCATGGATTCCGCCCTGGCGACACTTTCCTTGACGGCGCTGCCCGTGGCGGCGCTTTTGGGCGGGCTCGCCACCCTGGCGGCCGTGCTGCTGCTGGGCCGACGCGCCGGCGGGCTTTCCCGGGAAACCCTGGTCCTGGCCGGGGTGGTGGTGTCCAGCGTGCTGGCGGCCTGCATCACCCTGGTCAAAGCCGTGCATGAGGAAGCGGTGGGGGCCATGGTGTTTTGGATCATGGGCAGCCTGCAGGGCCGTGGCTGGGGGCATGTGGCGTTGTTTCTGCCTTTTTTTACGGTGGGATGTCTGGTGATGGTCCGCTACGCCCGGGAGCTGGATCTGTTGGCCCTGGGAGAGGAGCAGGCTCTGCTGCTGGGGGTGGATGCCCCGCGGGTCCGGCTGGTGTTGCTGGTCGGGGCCACCATGGTCACGGCGGCGGCGGTGGCCGTTTCCGGCATCATCGGCTTTGTGGGGCTGGTGGCGCCGCATGCCTTCCGTCTCTGGCTCAAGCCGCGTTCGCGCGCCCTGCTGGCCGCCTCGGCCCTGGGTGGCGGCGTGCTGCTGGTCTGGTCGGATGTCCTGGCCCGCACGCTGCTGGCCACGGAAACCGGCGGCATGGAACTGCCCGTGGGCGTGGTGACGGCCTTGCTGGGCGGTCCGTTTTTCTGCGTCCTGCTGGGGCGCGGCCAGACGAGGAGGGCGGCATGA
- a CDS encoding glycosyltransferase family 2 protein, with translation MAVRVSIVVPVFNHWACTRDCLQSLAMHLRGDWFEVLAVDDGSTDQTPAELPGLGAALFGEAFTLLSQPHNRGFAAAVNRGSRAARGNWLLLLNNDTVWTHDCLSPCLAALDADPALAGVGPTLLYPEGGRLQHLGVAVAHSIKCVHPYHLYPSGHEVAGRSRRLQCITAAAMVVSRRLFLDLDGFFEGYVNGMEDVDFCARVAASGRHFTVLPQARLIHAEHQSAGRFARERENSRLLLDRCGDLLRPDLHRLAGEDGYALRFTPWLDPVLHPGPERERTVTAAWKADPRPGRVEALLEMEPAWEKGYVILAGWLERRGEPAAALAVRTRQGAFLPSLAVLEETQRLARICGDAGRLQAARTRLAAVRQVLADAAGLRAVAVAEHARAHAAGDTLLLEVWDRWMTQFTAR, from the coding sequence ATGGCCGTTCGCGTCAGCATCGTCGTCCCGGTGTTCAACCACTGGGCCTGCACCCGGGACTGTCTGCAGTCCCTGGCGATGCATCTGCGCGGGGACTGGTTCGAGGTGCTGGCGGTGGACGACGGCTCCACGGACCAGACCCCGGCCGAGTTGCCCGGCCTGGGCGCGGCCTTGTTCGGCGAGGCGTTCACGCTGCTCAGCCAGCCGCACAACCGTGGCTTTGCGGCGGCCGTGAACCGTGGCAGCCGGGCCGCCCGCGGCAACTGGCTTCTGCTTCTCAACAACGACACCGTGTGGACCCACGATTGCCTGTCCCCCTGCCTGGCCGCCCTGGACGCCGATCCTGCCCTGGCCGGCGTCGGCCCCACGCTGCTATACCCCGAGGGCGGCCGGCTGCAGCACCTGGGCGTGGCCGTGGCGCATTCCATCAAGTGCGTGCATCCGTATCATCTGTACCCGTCGGGGCACGAGGTCGCCGGCAGGTCCCGGCGGCTGCAGTGCATCACCGCGGCGGCCATGGTGGTCTCCCGGCGGCTGTTTCTGGATCTGGACGGATTTTTCGAAGGCTATGTCAACGGCATGGAGGACGTGGACTTCTGCGCCCGGGTGGCGGCGTCCGGCAGGCATTTCACCGTGCTGCCTCAGGCGCGGCTGATCCATGCCGAGCATCAGAGCGCCGGCCGCTTTGCCCGGGAGCGCGAGAACAGCCGGCTGCTGCTGGACCGGTGCGGGGATCTGCTGCGGCCGGACCTGCATCGGCTGGCAGGCGAAGACGGCTATGCACTGCGCTTCACGCCGTGGCTGGATCCCGTCCTGCATCCCGGACCGGAGCGGGAGCGGACCGTGACCGCCGCCTGGAAGGCCGATCCCCGCCCCGGGCGGGTGGAGGCCTTGCTGGAGATGGAACCGGCCTGGGAAAAAGGCTATGTCATTCTGGCCGGCTGGCTGGAGCGGCGCGGGGAGCCGGCTGCCGCCCTGGCCGTGCGGACCCGGCAGGGGGCGTTTTTGCCTTCCCTGGCGGTGCTGGAAGAAACGCAGCGGCTGGCCCGAATCTGCGGCGATGCCGGCCGGCTGCAGGCCGCGCGCACCCGGCTGGCGGCCGTGCGTCAGGTCCTGGCCGATGCGGCCGGGCTCCGGGCCGTGGCCGTGGCCGAACATGCCCGGGCGCACGCCGCGGGCGACACGCTTTTGCTGGAGGTCTGGGACAGATGGATGACGCAATTCACCGCGAGATGA
- a CDS encoding DNA adenine methylase: MRSPLAWIGGKRLLARRVLKALPEHRTYVEPFCGAGWVFFSKEPSKVEVLNDINGDLVAFWRVVQRHLEEFLKQFKFLLVGRETFADFKQQLEAGGLTDVERAARFYYLQRCAFGGKVTGRTFGVSASEPPRINLLRMEEELSAVHLRLAKVTIEHLSWEECLRRYDRPETCFYIDPPYVGSESDYGAGLFSRADHARLAAVLRTIQGRFILSYNAVQEIITLYDGFTVRHVDTQYSVNAKNSKKAAEVLICNGTPAGLLEGAI; encoded by the coding sequence ATGCGATCTCCCTTGGCATGGATAGGTGGCAAACGGCTACTGGCGCGACGCGTTCTGAAGGCACTTCCCGAACATCGCACCTACGTGGAGCCCTTTTGCGGAGCAGGCTGGGTATTCTTTTCCAAAGAGCCCAGCAAGGTGGAGGTATTGAACGACATCAACGGCGACCTGGTGGCATTTTGGCGGGTAGTGCAACGGCACCTGGAAGAATTCCTGAAGCAGTTCAAGTTTCTGTTGGTCGGCAGGGAGACATTTGCCGACTTTAAGCAACAATTGGAGGCCGGTGGCTTGACGGACGTGGAAAGGGCGGCGCGCTTCTATTACCTGCAGCGATGCGCCTTTGGGGGCAAGGTGACGGGGCGTACCTTTGGCGTGAGTGCTTCGGAGCCCCCTCGCATAAACTTGCTACGCATGGAAGAAGAGTTGTCCGCCGTGCACCTGCGTCTGGCCAAGGTCACTATTGAGCATCTTTCCTGGGAAGAGTGCTTAAGACGGTATGACCGTCCCGAGACCTGCTTTTACATTGATCCGCCCTATGTAGGCAGTGAGTCCGACTATGGTGCCGGGCTCTTTTCCAGGGCGGACCATGCCCGATTGGCAGCAGTGCTGCGTACGATCCAAGGGAGGTTCATTTTAAGTTACAACGCAGTTCAGGAGATAATTACATTGTATGATGGCTTTACTGTACGTCATGTGGACACGCAATACTCTGTGAATGCGAAAAACAGCAAAAAAGCCGCAGAAGTACTCATCTGCAATGGCACTCCCGCCGGGCTGTTGGAGGGAGCGATATGA
- a CDS encoding ABC transporter ATP-binding protein, whose amino-acid sequence MIRCEGLACSHPGAQGRPVLQGVELHLRRGELVAVLGPNGSGKSTLLKAMAGLLPPLAGSMLLGGAPVHRLPPAVRARRVACLPQQLEAPAGCTVRDLVLMGRHPYASFWSGLTRADREAAVDAMLQADVLHLADRDAARLSGGELQRACIARTLCQQTPVLLLDEPTANLDLAHKAALLQVLQRRHAAGTTVVCVLHDINLAALYFHRLLFLKQGRLVLDGPPQQVMRQTALEFIYETPLVVMEHPLLGLPQVALAPGDVPAAARTVGPGSWRH is encoded by the coding sequence ATGATCCGCTGCGAGGGGCTTGCCTGCAGCCATCCCGGGGCGCAGGGCCGGCCCGTCTTGCAGGGGGTGGAACTGCACCTGCGCCGGGGCGAACTGGTGGCCGTGCTGGGACCCAACGGCAGCGGCAAGTCCACCCTGCTCAAGGCCATGGCCGGACTGCTGCCACCCCTGGCCGGAAGCATGCTGCTGGGCGGTGCGCCGGTGCATCGGCTGCCCCCGGCAGTGCGGGCCCGGCGGGTGGCCTGCCTGCCGCAGCAGCTGGAGGCTCCGGCGGGGTGCACGGTGCGGGATCTCGTCCTCATGGGCCGCCATCCCTATGCGTCTTTCTGGTCCGGACTGACCCGCGCCGACCGCGAAGCCGCCGTGGACGCCATGCTGCAGGCGGATGTCCTGCATCTGGCGGATCGCGACGCCGCACGCCTCTCCGGCGGCGAACTGCAGCGGGCCTGCATCGCCCGCACCCTGTGCCAGCAGACGCCCGTCCTGCTGCTGGATGAACCCACCGCCAACCTGGATCTTGCCCACAAGGCCGCGCTGCTTCAGGTGCTGCAACGGCGCCATGCCGCCGGCACCACCGTGGTGTGCGTGCTGCACGATATCAACCTGGCGGCCCTGTACTTTCATCGTCTGCTGTTCCTCAAGCAGGGTCGGCTGGTTCTGGATGGACCACCGCAGCAGGTGATGCGCCAAACCGCCCTGGAATTCATTTATGAAACACCTCTCGTGGTCATGGAGCATCCGCTCCTGGGCCTGCCTCAAGTGGCTCTTGCTCCTGGCGATGTGCCTGCCGCCGCGCGCACTGTGGGCCCTGGAAGCTGGCGTCACTGA
- a CDS encoding IscA/HesB family protein has protein sequence MVTLTDNAIRELDAYFADKPKSAIRVYLAPGGUAGPRLALALDEPNDKDEVFTQGDYSIIMERELFNQAKPLRIDVSYMGFSVESSLQLGGGGCSSGSCSGGSCSV, from the coding sequence ATGGTTACATTGACGGACAATGCCATCCGGGAATTGGACGCGTACTTCGCGGACAAGCCCAAAAGCGCCATCCGCGTGTACCTCGCTCCTGGCGGTTGAGCCGGCCCGCGGCTGGCATTGGCTCTGGATGAGCCAAACGACAAGGACGAAGTGTTTACGCAAGGCGACTACTCCATCATCATGGAACGCGAACTTTTCAACCAGGCGAAGCCCCTGCGGATCGACGTCTCTTACATGGGCTTTTCCGTGGAATCCAGCCTGCAGCTCGGCGGCGGCGGCTGCAGTTCGGGCAGCTGCTCGGGCGGCTCCTGCAGCGTGTAA